A section of the Candidatus Bipolaricaulota bacterium genome encodes:
- a CDS encoding sugar ABC transporter permease: protein MKRNLARYYPYFLILPTLIYYIVFWAVPAFSGIKLAFTGPNGFTLQYFRDVFSDPYFYQAIWVTFIFLAVSVTAEFLLALAVALLINTNFRGSSLFLFIALIPMVLPEISYGAMWATGYTYHGWINSILVHMGVMSAQHPMMWLAFGKTARWIGLLVLAEAWRGLPSVMIILLAGLQGISKEYGEAARLFGANRFQTLHKITLPLLKPSIQTALILRAIGAVQIFVIVTVIFGYRNLPTLVEETVYYFTQLHQRELGAAYALVIAAIIVTLTVIYLWLSGSFREGREENVG, encoded by the coding sequence GTGAAAAGGAATCTAGCGCGGTATTATCCGTATTTTCTTATTTTGCCCACCCTGATCTATTACATCGTGTTCTGGGCGGTGCCGGCGTTCAGCGGGATAAAGCTTGCGTTTACTGGCCCGAATGGCTTCACCCTGCAGTACTTCCGCGACGTCTTCTCTGACCCTTATTTCTATCAGGCGATCTGGGTGACGTTTATCTTCCTTGCAGTATCGGTCACGGCGGAGTTCCTCCTCGCCCTGGCGGTCGCGCTCTTAATAAATACTAACTTTCGTGGCTCATCACTATTCCTATTCATCGCATTGATCCCGATGGTCCTACCCGAGATCAGCTACGGGGCGATGTGGGCGACCGGATACACCTACCACGGTTGGATCAACTCGATCCTCGTCCACATGGGCGTCATGTCCGCCCAACATCCGATGATGTGGCTCGCGTTCGGGAAGACGGCGCGGTGGATCGGGCTCCTCGTCCTCGCTGAGGCGTGGCGCGGGCTCCCGAGCGTGATGATCATCCTCCTCGCTGGGCTGCAAGGGATCTCCAAGGAGTATGGTGAGGCAGCGCGCCTGTTCGGAGCAAATCGGTTTCAGACACTGCACAAGATAACCCTGCCGCTCCTTAAACCGAGCATTCAGACCGCGCTCATATTGCGGGCGATCGGAGCGGTGCAGATATTCGTCATCGTCACCGTTATCTTCGGGTACCGAAACCTACCCACCCTGGTTGAGGAAACGGTGTATTACTTCACCCAATTGCATCAGCGGGAGCTGGGGGCAGCGTACGCTTTAGTCATAGCAGCGATTATTGTTACGTTAACTGTTATTTACCTATGGCTCTCCGGGTCGTTCCGGGAAGGGAGGGAGGAGAATGTCGGCTGA
- a CDS encoding extracellular solute-binding protein: MKKLLIIGLAFSLLITATTLAYGQTLNVASRVFSPPDEQKFIREQIIPLFEKENPGVKVDFEILSDSEQLDKLTAQKQAGNTTLDVILTYVSNFANLVKADVVADLTNDMDTVAPNRTLSAGFLKQGNFDGKQYFIPFAGDDYALIINRKALDYLPEGVSLNSITYDQLVAWAKNIYDKTGNKMFAVPGVRMGLLTYIVGSSVLAYGGGFPDVNSPEAQKAWEMWHSMYPYINDAWTTYKSVIDPMLREEVWLAITHIARAGQVYLADPSKFTLAPVPYGPVDRGSVAGNNSIAVVKDAPHPALARKFVEFMTRPEIQAKIAENLSFIPAVKEAVDRMPPGPSRDIIATGNAGMSGIVAFIPGPTAPGGDWGVVKQAYEDSFYYICARNKGVDVNFLNMQQSVIDAQYK, encoded by the coding sequence ATGAAAAAGCTATTGATCATTGGCCTTGCGTTCTCACTTTTGATCACGGCGACGACGCTCGCCTATGGACAGACTCTAAACGTGGCTTCGCGCGTGTTCAGCCCGCCGGATGAGCAGAAGTTCATCCGCGAGCAGATCATCCCGCTGTTCGAGAAGGAGAATCCGGGAGTAAAGGTTGACTTCGAGATCCTGTCAGATTCGGAGCAACTGGACAAACTGACCGCCCAGAAGCAGGCCGGTAACACCACGCTGGACGTGATCCTCACCTACGTCTCGAACTTCGCCAACCTGGTGAAGGCCGATGTGGTCGCTGACCTGACGAACGACATGGACACGGTTGCCCCGAATCGGACCCTGAGCGCCGGCTTCCTGAAGCAGGGGAACTTCGATGGCAAGCAGTATTTCATCCCGTTCGCCGGTGACGATTACGCGCTCATCATCAACCGGAAGGCGCTCGACTACCTCCCGGAGGGGGTGAGCCTTAACTCCATCACCTATGATCAGCTCGTCGCTTGGGCGAAGAATATCTACGACAAGACCGGTAACAAGATGTTCGCTGTTCCCGGCGTGCGGATGGGGCTCCTCACCTACATCGTTGGCTCGTCCGTCCTCGCTTACGGCGGCGGGTTCCCGGACGTTAACTCTCCTGAAGCCCAGAAGGCATGGGAGATGTGGCACTCGATGTACCCGTACATCAACGACGCGTGGACGACTTACAAGTCGGTGATCGATCCGATGCTTCGTGAGGAGGTTTGGCTTGCTATCACCCATATCGCCCGCGCCGGACAGGTCTACCTGGCGGACCCGTCCAAGTTCACCCTCGCTCCGGTTCCGTACGGTCCGGTAGACCGGGGGAGCGTCGCCGGCAACAACAGCATCGCCGTAGTAAAAGACGCGCCGCATCCGGCCCTTGCCCGGAAGTTCGTCGAGTTTATGACTCGCCCGGAGATCCAGGCGAAGATCGCGGAGAACCTCTCGTTCATCCCCGCGGTCAAGGAAGCGGTCGACCGCATGCCTCCGGGCCCGTCGCGCGACATCATCGCCACCGGTAACGCTGGGATGAGCGGTATCGTCGCGTTCATCCCGGGACCGACCGCTCCCGGCGGAGACTGGGGCGTCGTGAAGCAAGCATACGAGGACTCGTTCTACTACATCTGCGCCCGGAACAAGGGTGTGGACGTGAACTTCCTCAACATGCAGCAGTCGGTTATCGACGCGCAGTACAAGTAG
- a CDS encoding glycosyltransferase family 4 protein, producing the protein MKIGLFSDAYLPEISGVTSVVSWLKRELERNGHEVHIYVPAYAGPQERESRVYRFRSRRFIFHKASRVALPYNRRATRTFKRLDIIHSHTPFSLGLVALGASARYRIPHIHTYHTHLVAYRHYLPFPLRPPKRTTAELAAWFCNRCTAVTVPSNPMREELLGYGVKRPIHVLPFGVDQELFHRPPVWDPRESLGIDPSVRLYLYAGRLAAEKNLDFLLRAYKRIHAVDRDSVLVLAGDGPRRLALERLVHEEGLEKAVVFTGFLDHPRLVDLYKAADLFIFASKTETEGLVLVEAMAGGTPPVAIGEMGVLDVVEDGVSGLLVPEDEEKFAQTVLSLMDDPARYRKLQEGALKRAKELSVQNATQKLIEIYTQYAKK; encoded by the coding sequence ATGAAGATCGGCCTTTTCTCCGATGCCTACCTCCCGGAGATAAGCGGGGTGACGAGCGTCGTCTCCTGGCTCAAGCGGGAGCTGGAACGGAACGGACATGAAGTCCATATCTACGTCCCCGCATACGCCGGGCCCCAGGAGAGGGAATCCCGAGTGTATCGTTTCCGCTCACGTCGGTTTATCTTCCATAAAGCGAGCCGTGTCGCCCTTCCATACAACCGCAGGGCGACACGCACTTTCAAGCGCCTCGACATCATCCACAGTCATACCCCGTTCTCTCTCGGGCTCGTCGCCCTGGGAGCGTCGGCCCGCTACCGTATTCCCCACATCCACACCTACCACACCCATCTCGTCGCCTACCGCCACTACCTTCCGTTCCCCCTGCGCCCGCCGAAGCGGACGACCGCGGAACTGGCAGCGTGGTTCTGCAACCGATGCACCGCGGTAACCGTCCCGTCGAATCCGATGCGGGAGGAACTTCTCGGTTACGGGGTGAAACGACCGATTCACGTGCTTCCGTTCGGGGTCGACCAGGAGTTGTTCCACCGTCCGCCGGTTTGGGATCCGCGGGAGTCCCTCGGGATCGATCCCTCTGTTCGTCTCTACCTCTACGCCGGCAGGCTCGCCGCGGAGAAGAACCTCGACTTTCTCCTGCGCGCTTACAAGCGCATCCACGCGGTTGATCGGGATTCCGTGCTCGTCCTCGCCGGGGATGGGCCGCGCCGTCTCGCGTTGGAGCGACTGGTGCACGAGGAGGGATTGGAGAAGGCAGTAGTCTTTACCGGATTCCTCGATCATCCCCGCCTCGTCGACCTGTACAAGGCGGCCGATCTGTTCATCTTCGCCTCCAAAACCGAGACCGAGGGACTCGTCCTGGTGGAGGCAATGGCCGGGGGAACGCCGCCGGTGGCGATCGGGGAGATGGGGGTGTTAGACGTGGTGGAGGATGGAGTGAGCGGCCTCCTCGTCCCAGAGGACGAAGAGAAGTTCGCCCAAACCGTCCTCTCTCTGATGGATGACCCCGCCCGCTACCGCAAGCTCCAAGAAGGGGCCCTCAAGCGGGCAAAGGAACTGTCGGTGCAGAATGCGACGCAGAAGCTGATCGAGATCTACACGCAATACGCGAAAAAATAG